The nucleotide sequence ccatacaaaataaatttctgCATCCGCCACTGGAGTGTAGTGTATTACAAATATAACAGGTTCAAAGTTTGTCGAATAAttgaacacaaaataaaatttggagtTTAAGTGTCAAAATtcaagaaagaatataaacttGGAAAGTTGCAAATGCTACATGCCTACATCCATACATAGATTTGAAGTGGTTGAattagatataaaaatatattctactcGGAATCTGAATTAACATGCAGACGTGTGCATTATATTAGATTAACTATAGTTAGGttaaataaattagattttCTCAGTCAGTAGAAGTTAATCACTTATGATTCATCTacttcgtatatatatatttttaatatttttgtcatagtcattttattcaagttttcttgatatattttatttaactgatAGTGGAATATGGAAAAAGGTGGTTTTCTTTTGGCTTTTTTCAAACaaactttttgtttgtaatgTAATAATGACAAATTTAGTTCTTATATgattcataaaatattaaacgcacaataaataaaatgttttgatgAACAATGACCAAAAAAGTTAATAGATTCataataaaaaagcaaaatataacgtatgttctttctttcaaagttaaaagaaaagtcaaaagACTCACGTTTTAAGTTAATTTGCGGATATTTCAATgtaaaactttttatatataaatacaaaattttaaacataaaaaaagatattttgtaactgtaaatacaaaatttcatgGAGTGTAGTGTATCATAAATATAACAGGTTCAATGTTTCTCGAATAATTGAACATGGAATAAAATTTGGAgtttaaatgttaaaattcaCGAAAAAAGATGAACTTGAAAAGCTGCAAATGCTACATGCATACATCCATACATAGATTTGAAGTGGTTGAATATGTCATTTCCGCGGCAAGACTTTCCTTTGGATtgtctaaatttatttatttagtttagatatatatattttttcttttagtttataagaactagtaaaaaaaaaaaaaaaaaaactcaatgacCTCAAAAGGACTTTCCGATTCACGTTTCACATGTTgagtaccaccaccaccaagtgtgtgcatcttttttttaatatgaaaccAATGATTGAATCAACAACTTAGATACATAAAAATACATTCTATTCGGATTCTGAATAAACATGCGGACGTGTGCACTATATACATCTACTACTCCAATTAATCATGTTTATAAATCTTTACAATAATCTAATTTAAATCATCAGTAAATACTATGAAGTTAGAAGTGGAGTGGAGGAAGTGCAAGAGACCTTAATCTGGACACGTGTCGGTCCAAAAAAGGAGTCCATGACCACCCACACCCCCCAGAGAGTCTCTTTCCGTCTATATAAACAGCCTCCTCAAGTCCCCACAAAAGTCCTCTTCCGTTGCCTTTTTCTTCtcgctttttctttttttccgtACACTTGGCCCTCTCGTCCTCGCGATCAAACCCTAGGTCCCGCCATTGTTCTCGAGGTCCCCCAGACCTACAAAATCGGCGCTCTGTTTCGCTACTGTAACTtctttctctcactctcttcttcactcttacTCTAATTTCAGGTGAATCGTCTCTGACAATTTTCGTTTCTCGTTGATGTGACCGATTTCGCCGAATGTGTGATCTACAGTAAAATTTCGTAGTATTGGAAGCGAAATGTGaagttgattttgttgtttgttagtTCGTTTCGTTGCTTTGTATGTATTTGTCGAAGTGTGTGTTAGGTTCGTGCGGTTTCGTTTAACGAAATGATTGGAAAATTAGTCAGTGATATTTAGGAGTTTTGGGTTGTTCTGTGACTAGATTTGATTCTGAgagctttgttgttgttaattaatCCACAGGTGTTTGTTGCTGTGGAGGTTTGTGATAGAGATACTATGGATTCTCCGGCTGCTGCTGCACCTGTTATTGATTCACTTGCTGTATGTCTCAATTTATGGTTgaaagcttctttctttttcacaagTTTGGTTCATATCTATTTTTGTAttgttaagagtttttttttttttttggtgtgtgttgGTAAATGTAGGTTGGGAAAGCGTTTGTCAGTCAGTACTACCACATTTTGTATAACATGCCTGAGCATCTTCACCGTTTCTATCAAGAGATTAGTAAGGTTGGGCGTGTTGGACAGGATGGAGTTATGCGCGATTTCTCTACCTTGGAGGTAAATGTTGTCTGTAGTTTTAGTTGGGGTTTGGTTGAATGagactattctttttttttcattgtgttAGGATTAGTCCATTTACTCGTGTAAACTAACATGGGGTTGGGGGCTGGAGTGTCAATTGTTGGTTGTAACTGGATGCGGTTTTAAGTGATTCTGTTTAAGTTTGTCTCATTTTGATGCTTATTCTTTGAGCAGGGTATAAGTGAGGAGCTTAAGTCACTGACTTGTGGAAATTTCAGTTCGGCTGAGATTACCAGTTATGATACCCAAGAGTCTCACAGTGGGGGTTTCCTCCTTGTTGTTACTGGATACTTCACTCAATACGAGACATTGAGGAGGAAATTCACACAGACTTTCTTCCTTGCTCCGCAAGAAAATGGGTTCTTTGTTCTGAATGACATGTTCAGATTTGTCAATGACGATGCTAAGAATAATGTTCCAGAGGCCATAGATGGGCAAGTTGTTTCTGGGAAGGACTCTACAAGACCCAGTCTTATTAATGGTAAGTTAAACTTACACTCATTATCCGtcacttctttttttaacaaGCTCAGTATTTTGCAATCCTTTTCTTAAACTTAAGCTTCTACAGGCAATAAGGGCTCTGAGCAAGCTTCATGTGTTTCAGCGAATACGGAAGTGTCTAAACCTTTGTATAGTGAGAATGCTAAGGATAATGTTCCAGAACCTCCTGAGATTGTCAATGAAGACGTTCCAGAGATTGAGAAAACTTGCAAAAAAGTTGCAAAGGAGTCACTGAAATGTTATGACCCAGATGATGGACTCGAAAATGTTCCCAAGAAATCGTATGCCTCTGTGGTAAGTAGCCACCCAAGAGGATTCATACTCAACCTAGTTACATCTTATTTTAGGGTTTACTATCTCACATCTGGATTTTTCTATTGATAATTGATGACTTTCATTACAGTTGAAGGTAACGAAGACTAGATCTGGAGTTTCAGCTGTCTCTTCATGGTCTCCGAAGCAGATACAGAAAGACCAAGAACATCAAGCGCTTTCAGATCCTTCTACAGGCCAGATACTCAACGACCAAGGACAACAAGCATTTTTAGATCCTTCTCAAGTGATAGAATCTGATTCAGTTTCTGAGTTTGTTGATGCTGCTGACGATGGGCACAATCAGGAAGGTAGGAGTTTACAGAATAGCTGAACCTCAAGTTTTCAGTTATTTCTTGGTCTATTTTCTCTTATCTATTCATTACATGgtcttattcttttctttttttgtcttttcattaGTGGTAGCTGAGGGTACATCTATTTATGTGAGACATCTTCCTGCAAATGCAACCATCGACATGCTTGAGACTGAATTCAAGCAATTTGGAGCTATTATCAATGGTGGGATTCAAGTTATAAGCCAAAGGGTAAGATTGACCAATTAACTTAAAAGTATTGGAAGCTTTCTCCCAGGGATAAAGAAACACTAATCTTACATAgagtttttctttcttgaaagaATGATAGTTTACTATATGACTGGCAGGGACTTGGTTATCCTTATGGTTTTGTTGAGTTTGAGGAGGCAGATGCTGCCCAGAGAGCAATAGAGGTACATATTGTTTTcgcataatatatttttcacattCTTGTTTTAGCATATTAGAAAACCAATATCAGCGTTAGGTATCTTAACGTTgaaattgatgtatatatgaACTCATCTTAATGATGCAGGCTTCACCTGTGAGAATTGGTGGACAGAGAGCTTTTGTGGAGGAGAAGCTATCAACATCAAGAGGTGAGTTGGTCTAGGTAGCAAAACTTTGATATGGTAATGTGAAGAAGACGAATATGActgtttttgtttgcttgctttgaGTAAACAGGTCACAGAGGAAGTGGATACGGAAACAGAAACGTGGCAGTGAGAGGAAGAGGAGGTTATGGATATGGCTACGATTACAGGAggggaggtggaggaggaggaaggtcTTTTAACCGTAGAGGCAATGAGTACGTCGCCAGCATCAACTCATACTAAACCGGATTGGGTTCTTTTGTGGTAAACCGGATATAAATGATTCTTGGAACGGTAGTAAAAGGACAGACTTGGTATGATATGTAAAAAAGATGAATGATATGTTGTCTCTCGGGTATtataattagaagaaaagaaaaatatttgtcgGGGTATGaacttagaagaaaagaaaaatatttgtcgGGGTATGAACTATGAAGGGGGAAGGCTTATTTTGTAAGACGTTTTAAATGCGACTACCTACTAATATCATGTGAATGTTCtagattttaatatattacaaggcttttttttttttttcattcatattACAAGGCTTTTTTTTCCATCCGATTCTGAACTTGTGGTACCAAAAGCGTGTGCGTGTTGGGACcatgtaatatttttatacgGACTGATCCTTCTTTGACCAGACTTAAAAGACTGTTGTGGTCCCCGACGACAAAACTTTATATACTTCAGTACGCTCTTGTCGGGAAAAGCGTTTTTTTCATACCTGGACAATTACActatgttgaattcatacatcGGATTATCGACTGTGCTAAAACATACatgtagttttaaaatatatgaatttcatACATAAACTTTCGATTTTGTgcataaatatacaaaaacgtgTTTAATATGTAACTCTGTTAATTTTTCTGTTAAGTAAGTCTGACGTAGAATCCACGTGTAGAGATagtaaaacgacgtcgttttacatttagttgagaaattaaaattaaaccaaaatgtcTAAGTCTAGACTTGAACTCTAGACCTTTAGCATTCAAACCAACAAGTTTAAGACCAACTGAGCTACTGAACCTTTTCTTAAGTTTACTaacgtattatatatatatatataataaatgatagttccaaacaaacagagaaatctccaaaaaaaatatttggtgaagaaaaaacAGTCGCCGGAAAAGGGTTGCCACCAAAGCTTCACCgtaaacaaaatcagattgttaacaaatttcaatttcttctctctccctctattTCAATTCCTTGGTTTACTGTTTCCTTTAACAACCCAAAGATCTCAGATTGTTAACAAATTAAGAATTTTGAGCAGTTTGTATCAGTCATGGCTTCTCTTACCAACAAAAAttcctcctcttctcctccAATCCCTAACAGACCAAACCCTAATCCCATAAACTGATCAGAAGCCGGTGACCTGTTACGGCGGAGCTTTGGTGGCAATTCCGGCAGGAGTAATAACTACGAGTCGTTTGACGAAGGTGTGGAAGAGAAACCCAATCCGACCAAACCTTACACTCTCGGACCCAAGATTTTTTTGGGATTTCTCAGGTTGTTCGGAGTTATTatgttatcatatatatatttgtttgttcgCAGAACAAAATCTTCAGTAGCTCAAATGGTATTAAACTGCTGGTTTGTATGGTAAAGGTTACGGGTTCGAGGCTAGGGTAAGTTGttttggttcaattttaatttctcaactAAATGTATCTGTACACGTTGGATTCCACGTCAGATGGATGTAACGGAAAATCTAACAGAGTTATACATTAAAcacatttttgtatatttaggCACAAAATCGAAAGTTTAGATATGAAATTTAAAGTTTAGGtatgaaattcaaatattttaaaactacatGTATGTTTTAGCACAGTCGATAGTCCgatgtatgaattcaacatagTGTAATTGTCCAGGTATGAAAAAGACGTTTTTCCCGCTCTTGTCATATAGAGTTTTTATTCGGGACTTCTCTGTTGGTCAACTAtttgtaaataaacaaaaaaatactcatTCTAGGAATACATTAAAGTAgcaaaaaataaagagaaatttgGTGAAATGGCAAGATTCGCTGAACCCTTTAAACACATAGCACATGATATACTGGTGCAAGGTTGGATAAGTCTCTTAAGACTCCACCTAGGTTCAGGGTGAATCATGGACTTTACCAGGGTACAACCCATAGGCTACTACTATATATCAACGGGTGATGATCAAGATTAAATCCAAGAGGATCTTTGGCCAATAGAAATCTGAACTTTTAGAGACTTAACCATGATTAAATGGGATGATTGAAGTGGCCAAGTTCTGGTCGGAGTTGGGATGATCAGGTTAAAACGTTTGATTGTGCTTCCCTAAGATTAATTTGAGACCGAGTCACGATCCGTTGATGAATCAAGATAGACTATTGGATGGATGCGGTCTCGATCAAAAGCAAGAAGAATAATTGCACGACGCACTTCAATTGACATAAAATGCACGAACTAAAAAATGAGTTCTATGAATTTGGTCAAAATCGGACCATTAAAATACACTGTCGTTAAGGTCAAGAAGTGGcatgaacagaaaaaaaactcCCCACCGCCATAAATCCGGATTGGGGTCTTCCAATCAGTTGTGCGCCTGTTTACAAGACGACTTAGGTCTGTAACTTTAATGCCAACCCTCTCTCTTAGGCTATAGAGAACAGTATCGAGTGGTATTAGCCAACCGGAAGGGGCAGTATCCATCTTTCTAATGTTTGACATGTCACCAGAATCATGCAGCCGGTAGAAAGGAATGAACTAACCTTAATGATCAGCATTCAGTACTACAG is from Camelina sativa cultivar DH55 chromosome 20, Cs, whole genome shotgun sequence and encodes:
- the LOC104770922 gene encoding ras GTPase-activating protein-binding protein 2-like; its protein translation is MDSPAAAAPVIDSLAVGKAFVSQYYHILYNMPEHLHRFYQEISKVGRVGQDGVMRDFSTLEGISEELKSLTCGNFSSAEITSYDTQESHSGGFLLVVTGYFTQYETLRRKFTQTFFLAPQENGFFVLNDMFRFVNDDAKNNVPEAIDGQVVSGKDSTRPSLINGNKGSEQASCVSANTEVSKPLYSENAKDNVPEPPEIVNEDVPEIEKTCKKVAKESLKCYDPDDGLENVPKKSYASVLKVTKTRSGVSAVSSWSPKQIQKDQEHQALSDPSTGQILNDQGQQAFLDPSQVIESDSVSEFVDAADDGHNQEVVAEGTSIYVRHLPANATIDMLETEFKQFGAIINGGIQVISQRGLGYPYGFVEFEEADAAQRAIEASPVRIGGQRAFVEEKLSTSRGHRGSGYGNRNVAVRGRGGYGYGYDYRRGGGGGGRSFNRRGNEYVASINSY